Proteins from a genomic interval of Polyodon spathula isolate WHYD16114869_AA chromosome 1, ASM1765450v1, whole genome shotgun sequence:
- the LOC121325413 gene encoding serine/threonine-protein kinase PLK4-like yields the protein MSVSIGEKIEDFKVLTLLGKGSFASVYRAKSDITGLDVAIKMIDKKVMHKVGMVQRVRSEVEIHCQLKHPSILELYNYFEDSNYVYLVLEMCHNGEMSRYLKNRKGPFSEDEARHFMHQIVKGMLYLHTHGILHRDLTLSNLLLSSSMNIKIADFGLATQLKLPNEKHFTMCGTPNYISPEIVTRSAHGLESDVWSLGCMFYAFLMGRPPFDTDTVKHTLNKVVLAEYEMPRHVSRDAQDLIYQLLRKNPLDRLSLSAVLDHPFMTKCLSARSKDSGMVEASMDSGIATISTASTATIRSSSTSSSGRLHQKTRHVIGMPLPNRINVMPTHDRPDTHASLVDGSSVYKEQVVHQDDTGRGGRGRPLQKSEEDRPHSRYLRRAQSSDRSGTSNSHVQGKATGTMERCHSVDMLPKPGRLGTCGNQETFSSGHSYRDIPHSFKEDTSSSTGSLDRRMISPPVKQKANSDYLYPSNPAIPIQQQRTETEAVHQWFANAQPQQGCFKKPTDISTISCASGSFHNGKQHMKRGTDSSYADMHNDPQINSRGDDGALHSQVEGSRRTSDFHPHCGAEQGGPTPTEKPNSGNEKPSIKNVVCPLNAKRLKPIRQKTKNAVVSILDTGEVCMELIKGQGSQERVREVLRISCDGSMVTIYHPNEGRGFPLDDRPPSPPEDIFIYSFDDLPEKYWKKYQYATKFVQLVKSKTPKVTLYTKDAKSMLMENSPNADMEVCFYDGAKTHKTTDFLRVIEKTGKSYTLKGDVGLNGLSEESRAYVELSNKAHRTCLALEAAITLEENRNEKNIPFFPIIVGRRPGNLDSPNTPSLPAQKTKSSGREQLSADGLVLGSSTSPSQASNIAPSMISYDGSVFTSVSTAGSKCPLSAKQGVIPNTGQVLKSVFVPNIGWASQLASGEVWVQFNNDGSQLVVQAGVSSIIYTSPQGQTKRYGENDKLPESVKGKLKCLSSILPLLASPVATQH from the exons ATGAGTGTCTCCATTGGAGAGAAAATCGAG GATTTCAAGGTTCTCACCCTTCTTGGGAAGGGATCCTTTGCATCAGTGTACAGAGCAAAATCGGACATCACTGGCTTGGATGTAGCGATCAAAATG ATTGATAAGAAAGTCATGCATAAAGTAGGGATGGTCCAGCGAGTCCGTAGCGAAGTGGAGATTCATTGTCAGCTGAAGCACCCATCCATACTTGAG ttgtataattattttgaaGACAGTAACTATGTTTACCTGGTTCTGGAGATGTGCCACAATGGAGAGATGAGCAGATATTTGAAAAACAGGAAGGGACCTTTCTCAGAAGATGAAG CACGCCACTTCATGCACCAGATTGTGAAAGGGATGCTGTACCTGCACACCCATGGCATACTACACCGGGACCTCACACTTTCCAACCTGCTGCTCTCCAGCAGCATGAACATTAAAATCGCAGACTTTGGGCTGGCCACCCAGTTAAAACTGCCCAACGAGAAGCATTTCACAATGTGCGGGACTCCAAATTACATCTCCCCCGAGATTGTCACACGCAGTGCCCACGGGCTGGAGTCTGACGTCTGGTCTCTGGGGTGTATGTTCTATGCCTTTCTGATGGGCAGGCCACCCTTCGATACGGACACGGTCAAACACACTCTTAATAAAGTGGTATTGGCCGAATACGAGATGCCGAGACACGTGTCCCGGGATGCCCAGGACCTTATTTATCAGCTGCTTCGCAAAAACCCTCTGGATCGGCTCAGCCTGTCCGCAGTGCTGGACCACCCTTTCATGACCAAGTGTTTGTCAGCTAGGAGCAAAGACTCAGGGATGGTGGAAGCTTCTATGGATAGTGGGATTGCAACCATATCCACAGCCTCCACTGCCACCATCAGGTCCTCTTCCACCAGCTCAAGTGGACGCTTGCACCAGAAGACCAGGCATGTCATTGGAATGCCCCTTCCAAACAGAATCAACGTGATGCCCACCCACGACAGGCCCGACACCCATGCTTCCTTGGTGGATGGAAGCTCGGTTTACAAGGAGCAGGTGGTGCATCAAGACGATACTGGCAGGGGAGGCCGTGGGAGGCCGCTTCAGAAATCCGAAGAGGATCGGCCCCACTCACGTTATCTCAGAAGAGCCCAGTCCTCCGATCGGTCTGGGACCTCCAACAGCCATGTGCAAGGGAAAGCAACCGGCACAATGGAAAGATGTCACTCAGTTGATATGCTTCCCAAGCCAGGCAGACTGGGAACCTGTGGAAACCAAGAAACCTTCTCCAGCGGCCACAGTTACAGAGACATACCACACAGCTTTAAAGAAGACACATCAAGTAGCACTGGTTCTCTGGACAGACGTATGATATCGCCTCCTGTCAAACAGAAGGCCAA TTCAGATTATTTATACCCCAGCAATCCAGCTATTCCAATACAGCAACAGAGAACAGAGACTGAAGCAGTACACCAATGGTTTGCAAATGCTCAGCCCCAGCAAG GTTGCTTTAAAAAGCCAACTGACATCAGCACCATCAGCTGTGCGAGTGGAAGCTTCCATAATGGGAAACAGCACATGAAAAGGGGCACCGACTCCTCCTATGCAGACATGCACAATGACCCGCAAATCAACTCAAGGGGGGATGACGGTGCACTCCATTCTCAAGTAGAAGGCAGTCGGAGAACCTCAGATTTCCATCCCCATTGTGGGGCTGAACAAGGCGGGCCAACTCCCACAGAGAAGCCGAACTCCGGGAATGAAAAGCCCTCTATAAAGAACGTGGTCTGCCCTCTGAATGCAAAGAGACTGAAGCCTATCAGGCAGAAGACTAAGAATGCAGTG GTGAGCATCCTTGATACAGGCGAGGTTTGCATGGAGCTGATTAAGGGACAAGGCTCCCAGGAGCGAGTTCGGGAGGTCCTGAGGATATCTTGCGATGGTTCAATG GTTACTATTTACCATCCCAATGAGGGAAGAGGATTTCCACTGGATGATCGGCCACCATCCCCACCTgaagatatttttatttacagctttGATGATTTGCCag AAAAGTACTGGAAGAAATACCAGTATGCCACCAAGTTTGTGCAGTTGGTGAAATCGAAAACCCCCAAAGTGACGCTCTACACAAAAGATGCAAAGAGCATGTTGATGGAGAACTCACCCAATGCAGATATggaagtctgtttttatgatg gtgcaaaaacacacaagaccACAGATTTCCTGCGGGTTATTGAAAAGACAGGGAAGTCTTACACACTGAAAGGAGACGTAGGGCTCAATGGCCTCAGTGAAGAAAGCAGAGCCTATGTGGAACTTTCAAACAAG gCTCACCGGACATGCCTTGCACTGGAGGCTGCTATCACTCTAGAAGAGAATAGAAATGAAAAGAATATTCCCTTTTTTCCAATTATTGTTGGAAG GAGACCAGGTAACCTAGATTCTCCGAACACTCCCTCGTTAcctgcacagaaaacaaaaagctcAGGCAGGGAGCAGCTGTCGGCAGATGGGCTGGTGTTGGGGAGCAGCACGTCCCCTAGCCAGGCGTCCAATATAGCTCCTTCT ATGATTTCTTATGATGGATCAGTTTTTACCTCTGTCAGCACTGCTGGAAGTAAATGTCCACTGTCTGCAAAACAGGGTGTCATTCCAAATACAGGGCAGGTTCTGAAGTCTGTGTTTGTGCCAAATATCGGCTGGGCTTCTCAG CTGGCCAGTGGAGAGGTGTGGGTGCAATTCAATAACGATGGGTCCCAGCTGGTGGTACAGGCAGGGGTCTCCTCGATCATCTACACATCACCTCAAGGCCAGACAAAAAG gtatggAGAAAATGACAAGCTTCCTGAATCTGTGAAAGGAAAGCTGAAGTGCTTATCCTCCATTCTGCCATTGCTGGCAAGTCCAGTAGCAACTCAGCACTGA
- the LOC121328146 gene encoding WD repeat-containing protein on Y chromosome-like — MSNAFPKPKEIVGYPDKEKPSSFSARRVTVHLPAQVTEIPHREAILKVTSMPDNSLLAVGQDGLVSLWSPELKLKKTRSVLNKQPSRTPKWIADTTLMPQYNKLVLGTCDRELRLYDLSNFGLYFQITGLESMPLQLDYSYKGKDECILLYGDDQGCVNIIVMTRVGETLRNWSKSQPVDGIPSVSVEAITEGGAVSFTRWKVHNDWVTKIKYCHSIQSVISSSNDEDTSLVIGTVTGTKNVLQRLKEMSDAGSVKGRPPLQTGSCVSRRLSSDESVFKAYKGVKTFDFSRESNLLVTGGLDRAIRLWNPYIPGWPIGLLQGHNAPISFLHISTEESRIYSVSTDNNVMVWDMEDQICLASIISRASQIRGMLSACYFSEELGAVYIATDTLALLQFRHKKTELSNASTSHKGPVLCCRYNKQFQHVISCCEGSVSTQPSL, encoded by the exons ATGTCTAATGCTTTCCCAAAACCAAAGGAAATT GTTGGGTATCCTGACAAGGAGAAGCCGTCCTCATTCTCGGCTAGAAGGGTAACTGTCCACCTTCCAGCCCAGGTCACAGAGATACCACACAGGGAAGCAATTCTCAAAGTCACCTCCATGCCAGACAACAGCCTGCTCGCAGTGGGGCAGGACGGCTTGGTGTCACTGTGGTCTCCAGAGCTCAAACTCAAGAAAACCAGATCAGTGCTT AACAAACAGCCGTCCAGAACACCTAAATGGATTGCAGACACAACTTTGATGCCTCAGTACAACAAACTTGTGCTTGGTACCTG TGATCGTGAGTTACGACTGTATGACCTCTCTAACTTTGGACTGTATTTCCAAATCACAGGTCTTGAAAGCATGCCTTTACAGCTAGACTATAG ttacaAAGGCAAAGATGAATGCATATTACTGTATGGCGATGACCAG GGATGTGTAAATATCATTGTAATGACAAGAGTGGGAGAGACTCTGag AAACTGGTCAAAGAGTCAGCCAGTAGATGGGATTCCTAGTGTTTCTGTTGAGGCTATCACTGAGGGGGGAGCGGTCAGCTTCACCCGTTGGAAGGTGCACAATGACTGGGTCACAAAG ATCAAATACTGCCACTCTATTCAATCAGTGATATCCAGTTCAAATGACGAAGACACATCTTTGGTAATAG GCACTGTTACTGGAACCAAGAATGTCCTCCAAAGACTGAAGGAGATGTCAGATGCTGGTAGTGTGAAAGGCAGACCCCCCTTGCAGACAGGCTCCTGTGTATCTCGCAGACTGAGCTCAGATGAGTCTGTCTTCAAAGCCTACAAAGGAGTGAAAACCTTTGATTTCTCCAGGGAGAGCAACCTGCTTGTGACAGGAGGATTAGACCGAGCCATTCGCCTGTGGAACCCCTACATCCCAGG GTGGCCTATTGGTTTACTCCAGGGGCACAACGCACCAATCAGCTTCCTGCACATCAGCACTGAAGAGAGCAGGATCTATTCAGTTTCCACGGACAACAATGTTATG GTGTGGGATATGGAAGACCAGATCTGCTTAGCCAGTATCATATCCAGAGCCAGTCAGATCAGAGGAATGCTGTCAGCCTGCTACTTCTCGGAGGAGCTGGGAGCTGTCTACATTGCCACTGACACTCTCGCTCTGCTGCAGTTCAGACACAA